In one window of Cytophagaceae bacterium ABcell3 DNA:
- a CDS encoding Rho termination factor N-terminal domain-containing protein, whose amino-acid sequence MKGTLDKEGKYEIFETVNGSHILVLNEQHWYAIVKGKYGHILVATDSNHKKNKTVQKGDFYKADFRNNPEFNDIPHLFLRDGKTYKEFLLPNDLPDKNDRQKKLVITKKRVQENKVKKAVKPLKNKNRAPAKREDLKNKSKQELYEMAKEKDIPNRSKMNKRELVKKLK is encoded by the coding sequence ATGAAAGGAACATTGGACAAAGAAGGGAAATATGAAATTTTTGAAACAGTAAACGGTTCCCACATACTTGTTCTGAATGAACAACATTGGTATGCGATTGTAAAAGGTAAGTATGGGCATATTTTAGTGGCCACAGATAGTAATCACAAGAAAAATAAAACGGTACAAAAAGGAGATTTTTACAAAGCAGATTTTAGAAACAACCCTGAGTTCAATGACATCCCACATCTGTTTTTAAGAGACGGAAAAACCTATAAAGAGTTTTTACTCCCCAATGACTTACCAGATAAAAATGACCGCCAAAAGAAACTGGTAATAACAAAGAAAAGGGTTCAGGAAAACAAAGTAAAAAAAGCCGTCAAACCTTTAAAGAACAAGAACAGGGCTCCTGCAAAAAGAGAAGACCTAAAGAACAAGTCAAAACAGGAACTTTATGAGATGGCAAAAGAAAAAGACATTCCCAATAGGTCGAAAATGAATAAAAGAGAGTTGGTAAAAAAACTGAAATGA
- a CDS encoding glycerate kinase produces the protein MKILIAPDSMKDCLSAKQVASIIATGIGHVLPDAQVTNMPLADGGEGTTEVYVAATGGQISFANVRDPLMRPMKAKWGMSQDRQTAIIELASASGLELLTKTERNPWETTTYGTGQLIQEAIKAGVKNILLAIGGSATNDGGAGILAALGAEFTGSHQQKVKPAGGYLSKIHKANFMPALESLQSIALTVACDVKNPLTGPTGASYVYANQKGADEKMIIALDQNLKYWAEIIKRHTGRSIENIPGSGAAGGTGGGMLIFPHARLMPGFQMISKALNLEEHIKACDVVITAEGKTDKQTLSGKVPAEIAKLAQKYQKPAFLICGIAEKGHEGLYDLGISEIIPLSSSYTPTHETLEKAPYFLQKASEKIAKLLADGNY, from the coding sequence ATGAAAATTTTAATAGCCCCAGATTCGATGAAAGACTGCTTATCTGCCAAGCAAGTAGCGTCTATAATTGCTACAGGTATCGGGCATGTCCTTCCAGATGCACAAGTAACAAACATGCCACTTGCAGATGGAGGCGAAGGCACAACGGAAGTTTATGTGGCAGCCACAGGAGGTCAAATCAGCTTTGCCAATGTTCGGGATCCATTGATGAGGCCTATGAAAGCCAAATGGGGCATGTCTCAAGACCGGCAAACAGCTATTATAGAATTAGCTTCAGCCTCAGGATTGGAACTTCTAACAAAGACAGAAAGGAACCCGTGGGAAACTACCACCTATGGTACAGGCCAACTCATTCAAGAAGCAATAAAAGCAGGTGTTAAAAACATATTACTAGCCATCGGGGGCAGTGCTACCAATGATGGGGGAGCTGGAATACTTGCTGCTTTAGGTGCTGAGTTTACAGGTAGCCACCAGCAAAAGGTAAAACCCGCAGGTGGCTATCTTTCTAAAATTCACAAAGCCAATTTTATGCCTGCGCTAGAATCCTTACAAAGTATTGCTTTAACTGTTGCCTGTGATGTCAAAAATCCCTTAACAGGCCCTACCGGTGCATCTTACGTCTATGCCAATCAAAAAGGTGCTGACGAAAAAATGATAATTGCTTTAGACCAAAACCTTAAGTATTGGGCTGAGATTATTAAACGCCATACGGGCAGGTCAATAGAAAATATACCTGGCTCAGGAGCTGCAGGTGGTACAGGAGGAGGAATGTTGATATTTCCCCATGCCAGGTTAATGCCGGGCTTTCAAATGATATCTAAAGCGCTCAACCTTGAAGAACATATCAAAGCTTGTGATGTGGTCATAACAGCCGAAGGGAAAACAGACAAACAGACACTTTCAGGGAAAGTCCCTGCTGAAATTGCCAAGCTAGCACAAAAATACCAAAAGCCTGCTTTTCTTATTTGTGGAATAGCAGAAAAGGGTCATGAGGGGCTTTATGACTTAGGCATTTCTGAGATTATTCCTTTGTCATCGTCATACACCCCTACCCATGAGACCTTGGAAAAAGCACCTTATTTCCTCCAAAAGGCTTCAGAAAAAATAGCAAAATTGCTAGCAGATGGTAATTATTAA
- a CDS encoding YihY/virulence factor BrkB family protein — MKNKLKSFYSNKIKKPLWNKLQHTYLPKEKVPVASVLEIFINKMLRDGLDDKASAMAFNFILSVFPGVIFLFTLLPFFPIPALAENILDLLSEAFPESIYEPIETTIIDIVENQRGRLLSFGFISAVFFATNGIRTMMITFNRSYYIVEDRGFLKRVFVSIIIGTLLLLSVILIVAISFYVNIYLFRLQELIGAGNLLTQYVLVVMKYVLFLSFFIITIAITYYIAPATKKTLRFFSPGVFTASFLCLLFTFAFSFYVNNFDSYNRLYGSIGALMGAMVWVYSISIMLLIGFELDVSIDIARKKIKAKKS, encoded by the coding sequence ATGAAAAACAAACTTAAGTCTTTTTACTCAAATAAAATTAAGAAGCCACTTTGGAACAAACTTCAACATACCTATCTACCCAAGGAAAAAGTCCCGGTAGCTTCTGTTTTGGAGATCTTCATCAACAAAATGCTACGGGATGGATTAGATGACAAGGCCAGTGCCATGGCCTTCAACTTTATTCTTTCTGTATTCCCAGGAGTTATTTTTTTGTTTACACTACTTCCCTTCTTTCCGATACCTGCACTGGCCGAGAACATTCTCGACCTATTAAGCGAAGCTTTTCCAGAAAGCATATATGAACCGATTGAAACAACAATTATCGACATTGTGGAAAATCAACGTGGCCGGTTGTTGTCTTTCGGGTTTATTTCTGCAGTATTTTTTGCCACTAATGGAATACGTACCATGATGATAACTTTTAACAGGTCTTATTACATAGTAGAGGACAGAGGCTTCTTAAAAAGGGTTTTTGTATCAATAATTATAGGCACGCTCTTGCTTCTGTCAGTTATCCTCATTGTCGCCATTTCATTTTATGTAAATATTTACCTCTTCCGATTACAAGAGCTTATAGGTGCAGGAAACCTATTGACACAATATGTACTGGTGGTCATGAAGTATGTTTTATTCCTTTCATTTTTTATCATTACCATTGCTATCACTTACTATATAGCCCCAGCAACAAAAAAAACTTTACGCTTTTTCTCTCCCGGTGTATTTACAGCGTCTTTTCTGTGCTTGTTGTTCACGTTTGCTTTTTCGTTTTATGTCAACAATTTCGACTCTTATAACAGGTTATATGGTTCAATAGGTGCATTAATGGGTGCAATGGTTTGGGTATACTCTATTAGCATTATGCTTCTCATTGGCTTTGAACTAGATGTGAGTATAGACATTGCGAGAAAGAAAATAAAAGCAAAAAAATCGTAA
- a CDS encoding thioesterase family protein codes for MFSHDVNIRVRYAETDKMGYVYYGNYATYLEVARVETFRHLGLSYKKMEDAGVMMPVLEYKTKYIRPARYDDLLTIKVSIKKKPEARIIFEYEIFNEEGVLLNIAETTLVFVSSETGRPCYPPEDFSQKIAPFFDEKQT; via the coding sequence ATGTTCAGCCACGATGTAAATATCAGAGTCAGGTATGCAGAAACTGACAAAATGGGTTATGTTTATTATGGAAACTACGCAACATATCTAGAAGTAGCAAGAGTTGAAACTTTCAGGCACCTAGGCCTCAGCTATAAAAAAATGGAAGATGCTGGTGTAATGATGCCTGTTCTCGAATATAAAACCAAATACATAAGACCTGCCCGATATGATGACCTGCTAACAATAAAAGTGTCTATCAAGAAGAAGCCAGAAGCTAGGATCATTTTTGAGTATGAAATTTTTAATGAAGAGGGCGTACTTTTAAACATTGCAGAGACTACGCTTGTTTTTGTAAGCTCAGAAACAGGTCGGCCTTGTTACCCACCTGAAGATTTTAGCCAAAAAATTGCTCCATTTTTTGATGAAAAACAAACTTAA
- a CDS encoding L-threonylcarbamoyladenylate synthase, which yields MKGKLIKINPDNPQENKIREVAEILSKGGVVIYPTDTVYGIGCDIFNKKAVERICKIKNMNPAKSHFSFICHDLSHIADYAKIPDQVYKVMKKALPGPFTFILNANKTVPKVLNPKKSTVGIRVPDNNIPRMLVKELGNPIITTSIRDEDDILEYSTDPELIYEKFKDTVDAVIDGGYGNNMASTVVDCTNEEFEVVREGLGNLEQYI from the coding sequence ATGAAGGGAAAATTGATAAAAATTAATCCTGATAACCCTCAGGAAAATAAAATCAGAGAAGTTGCAGAGATATTATCAAAAGGAGGTGTGGTAATTTATCCGACAGATACTGTATATGGTATAGGGTGTGATATTTTTAATAAAAAGGCTGTAGAGAGGATATGTAAAATAAAAAATATGAATCCGGCAAAAAGCCATTTTTCTTTTATCTGTCATGATTTGAGCCACATTGCCGATTATGCCAAGATACCTGACCAAGTATATAAGGTAATGAAAAAAGCATTGCCAGGGCCTTTTACGTTTATATTAAATGCCAATAAAACGGTTCCTAAAGTACTTAATCCTAAGAAGAGCACAGTAGGTATCCGGGTTCCTGACAATAACATCCCACGGATGCTTGTGAAAGAACTAGGAAATCCCATTATTACTACGTCCATTAGAGACGAAGATGATATCCTGGAATATTCTACCGACCCTGAATTGATTTATGAGAAGTTCAAGGATACTGTAGATGCAGTAATTGACGGAGGTTATGGAAACAATATGGCCTCTACTGTTGTTGATTGTACCAACGAGGAATTCGAAGTGGTAAGGGAAGGTTTGGGAAATCTGGAACAATACATTTAG
- the mltG gene encoding endolytic transglycosylase MltG, with the protein MIRKKSPTFLAGVILTFAIVCITFTFYFWQIFFSPNFALQRQEGYVYIHSGDTFKDVMHTLENEGLLHDKLSFAFISKILGYQEKVKPGRYQINKKENNLTVVRRLRSGEQTPVRIIFNNIRLKEDLAKRLGNNLELSHEEILNKLNDPELTSSMGFDTTTIVSMFIPDTYEMFWTVSAEKLINRMHSEYKRFWNDERLAKAEAIGLSPTEVSILASIVEAETKMNDEKPRVAGVYINRLNKNMLLQADPTVVFATGDFGIKRVYKETTKIDSPYNTYMYPGLPPGPINIPSRTSLDAVLNYEKHNYLYFCAAPDFSGYHVFAKTYNEHLRNARKYSKALNQSNIR; encoded by the coding sequence ATGATAAGAAAAAAATCACCAACATTTCTTGCAGGGGTAATATTAACTTTTGCCATTGTTTGCATCACATTTACTTTTTATTTCTGGCAAATCTTCTTTTCGCCAAACTTTGCATTACAGCGACAAGAAGGATATGTCTACATACACTCAGGCGATACATTTAAAGATGTAATGCATACGCTTGAAAACGAAGGATTGTTGCACGACAAATTGTCTTTTGCATTTATATCTAAAATATTAGGCTATCAGGAGAAAGTTAAGCCTGGCAGGTATCAGATTAACAAAAAAGAAAACAACTTAACGGTAGTACGCCGCTTACGAAGCGGAGAGCAAACCCCGGTAAGGATTATCTTCAACAACATTCGTTTGAAGGAAGATCTGGCAAAGAGGCTTGGTAATAACCTTGAATTATCTCATGAAGAGATTTTAAATAAGCTCAACGACCCAGAATTGACAAGTTCTATGGGTTTTGACACCACTACTATAGTCTCTATGTTCATTCCGGACACTTATGAAATGTTCTGGACAGTTTCGGCAGAAAAACTGATCAACCGTATGCATTCCGAGTACAAGCGGTTTTGGAATGACGAAAGATTAGCCAAGGCTGAAGCTATAGGTTTGTCTCCAACTGAGGTATCTATCTTAGCCTCTATTGTGGAAGCAGAAACAAAAATGAACGATGAGAAACCACGTGTTGCTGGCGTGTACATCAACAGGCTCAATAAAAACATGCTTTTACAGGCAGACCCTACCGTAGTGTTTGCCACTGGCGATTTTGGCATAAAACGGGTTTATAAGGAAACAACCAAAATAGATAGTCCTTATAACACTTATATGTATCCAGGTCTACCCCCGGGACCAATCAACATTCCGTCGCGCACTTCTTTAGATGCTGTACTTAACTATGAAAAACACAACTACCTGTACTTTTGTGCTGCGCCAGACTTTTCGGGATACCATGTATTCGCAAAAACATATAATGAGCACCTGCGCAATGCCAGAAAATACAGTAAAGCTCTAAACCAATCAAATATTCGTTAA
- a CDS encoding type 1 glutamine amidotransferase domain-containing protein, with protein sequence MEQQKLKEKKVAVLIDNGFERVELESPVEKLRQAGATVEIISNKDKVKAWEVDDWGKEVKVDKMVDQADVHEYDALLLPGGVMNPDYLRIDQKAIDFVKYFIGTQKPVAAICHGPWTLVETGMVKGRKLTSYPSLKTDLKNAGAEWVDREVVVDGNLITSRNPDDLPAFNEKVLEMFSSVGVSVSDDLNSGSTQDSELKRQVTDTMHKKGHIQVEDGNDRFMTRDDELKHRYEK encoded by the coding sequence ATGGAGCAGCAGAAGCTAAAAGAAAAAAAGGTTGCAGTGCTGATAGATAATGGTTTTGAGCGGGTGGAACTTGAGTCTCCCGTTGAAAAGCTTCGTCAGGCAGGGGCAACTGTAGAAATTATTTCCAATAAAGATAAGGTAAAAGCATGGGAAGTTGATGATTGGGGAAAGGAAGTAAAAGTGGACAAGATGGTAGACCAGGCTGATGTCCATGAATATGATGCCCTGTTATTACCAGGAGGGGTTATGAACCCTGATTACCTACGAATTGATCAGAAAGCGATTGATTTTGTAAAGTATTTTATAGGTACCCAAAAACCAGTAGCAGCTATTTGTCATGGTCCATGGACTTTGGTGGAAACTGGAATGGTCAAGGGGCGAAAGCTTACTTCTTATCCTTCTTTAAAAACTGACCTGAAAAACGCAGGAGCCGAATGGGTAGATAGGGAAGTGGTTGTAGATGGTAACTTGATCACTAGCCGGAATCCTGATGATTTGCCTGCTTTTAATGAAAAGGTTCTTGAAATGTTTTCGTCCGTTGGCGTTAGTGTCAGTGATGACCTTAATTCAGGAAGTACTCAAGACTCAGAGCTGAAGAGGCAGGTAACCGATACTATGCACAAAAAAGGGCACATTCAGGTGGAGGATGGCAATGACAGGTTTATGACGCGCGATGATGAGCTGAAGCATAGATATGAAAAATAA
- a CDS encoding CDP-alcohol phosphatidyltransferase family protein has protein sequence MMEALKKLNAADYISLYRIVSSPLILHYTWHGKRKKAGSLLTVNFISDAVDGFIARAKNISSKKGAMLDSIGDVFTLGAGVVALIKFERLFFRRNKELLMTGLGLYVFQLTLSLIKYGKITSFHTYGAKVSAILQAYFLIKLIMKRPDSKLFKVMYTVSLLEIIEEIALVIKLNKYQTDIRSILTK, from the coding sequence ATGATGGAAGCCCTCAAAAAACTTAATGCAGCAGACTATATTTCCCTATACAGAATTGTAAGTTCACCTTTAATTTTACATTATACCTGGCACGGAAAAAGAAAAAAGGCAGGTAGTTTGTTGACGGTAAATTTTATTTCAGACGCTGTTGATGGTTTTATTGCCAGAGCTAAAAATATAAGCTCTAAAAAAGGCGCCATGCTAGACTCAATAGGAGACGTTTTTACTTTGGGCGCAGGAGTTGTTGCGCTTATCAAATTTGAAAGGTTGTTTTTTCGGAGAAACAAAGAGCTGTTGATGACGGGACTGGGCTTATATGTGTTCCAGTTAACCCTGAGCCTAATCAAGTATGGCAAGATTACAAGTTTTCATACTTATGGCGCAAAAGTTTCTGCCATTTTACAAGCCTATTTTTTAATAAAGCTCATTATGAAAAGACCTGATAGTAAACTGTTCAAAGTAATGTATACTGTTAGCTTATTGGAAATCATAGAAGAGATTGCATTGGTCATAAAACTAAACAAATATCAAACAGACATTCGTAGTATTCTGACAAAGTGA
- a CDS encoding WbqC family protein: protein MDLLVELHYFPNVDFFAQAVKNGSVCIEACENYQKQTYRNRCYILGANKVQLLTVPVKKSGKKVGVREVEIDYTTSWRNNHLRSIVSAYGKAPYFEFYIDYVTELFNKKHQYLFDLNLEAFYLCIHLLQIEIDVKMTENYIKKEEIDVNQYIDQRDVFQPGKKNQLNDLGYVQYYQVFGKEFVPGLSILDLLFCEGPGSKEIIGNIVR from the coding sequence GTGGATCTTTTAGTTGAGTTACATTATTTCCCGAACGTAGATTTTTTTGCACAAGCTGTGAAAAATGGTTCTGTTTGTATTGAGGCATGTGAAAACTACCAAAAACAGACTTATCGAAACAGATGTTATATTCTTGGTGCCAACAAAGTGCAGTTGTTGACTGTTCCTGTCAAAAAGTCAGGAAAAAAAGTAGGGGTTAGGGAGGTTGAGATTGATTATACAACCTCATGGCGGAACAATCACCTGCGTTCTATTGTTTCTGCTTATGGAAAGGCTCCTTACTTTGAGTTTTATATTGATTATGTTACAGAACTCTTTAATAAAAAACATCAATATCTTTTTGATCTTAATTTAGAGGCTTTTTATTTGTGTATTCATCTTCTTCAAATAGAAATTGATGTCAAAATGACAGAAAATTATATTAAGAAAGAAGAAATTGACGTTAATCAATACATAGACCAAAGGGATGTTTTTCAACCTGGTAAAAAAAATCAACTAAATGATTTGGGTTACGTACAATATTATCAGGTATTTGGCAAAGAGTTTGTACCTGGTTTAAGTATACTGGACTTACTTTTTTGCGAAGGCCCCGGTTCTAAAGAAATTATAGGGAATATTGTAAGATAG
- a CDS encoding ATP-dependent Clp protease ATP-binding subunit, which translates to MEAKFSNRVKEVISLSREEALRLGHDYIGAEHLLLGMIREGEGVAISLLKKLGISLDELRLSVEQATKGTASGNVKNLANIPLTRQSEKVLKITYLEAKIFKSELIGTEHLLLSILRDEDNVATQILEKFDVTYDVIKELLEYHSHNPMASDTDEGDDEGSRIFGGSGSSGKESGKAGATEKSRTPVLDNFGRDLTKMGEDNKLDPIVGREKEIERVAQILSRRKKNNPILIGEPGVGKTAIAEGLALRIIQKKVSRVLFSKRVVTLDLASLVAGTKYRGQFEERMKAVMNELEKSPEVILFIDEIHTIVGAGGASGSLDASNMFKPALARGDIQCIGATTLDEYRQYIEKDGALARRFQIVMVDATSPEETVEILNNIKEKYEDHHHVNYTEEAVDACVKLSDRYISDRFLPDKAIDVLDEAGARVHLNNIHVPQDIVKLEEQIENIKKEKNKVVKSQKYEEAAQLRDKEKKLLEQLETAKQRWEEETKKKRYSVKEESVAEVIAMMTGIPVSRISQNEGTKLLGMKEELQGKVIGQDEAIVKLTKAIQRTRVGLKDPKKPIGSFVFLGPTGVGKTELAKVLATYLFDKDDALVRIDMSEYMEKFSVSRLVGAPPGYVGYEEGGQLTEKIRRKPYSVVLLDEIEKAHPDVFNLLLQVLDDGILTDGLGRRVDFRNTIIIMTSNIGARDLKDFGAGIGFATKSKTDNLDELMKGTIQSALRKAFSPEFLNRLDDVIVFNSLEREHIHRIIDITLKSVFNRILTLGYNVELTEKAKDFLSEKGYDPQYGARPLNRAIQKHLEDPIAEEILKGDVQQGDTLVADHDGKSDSLHLKIEKKKVNTEEGGSSSSSDK; encoded by the coding sequence ATGGAAGCAAAATTTTCAAATAGGGTCAAGGAAGTGATTTCGCTAAGCAGAGAGGAAGCTCTCCGTCTGGGGCATGACTATATTGGTGCTGAACATCTTTTACTGGGAATGATCAGAGAAGGTGAGGGAGTAGCCATTAGTCTGCTCAAGAAACTGGGTATTTCTCTTGACGAGCTGAGGCTTTCCGTAGAGCAGGCCACCAAAGGTACTGCCTCTGGGAATGTCAAGAACCTCGCGAATATCCCTTTGACCCGCCAGTCTGAGAAAGTACTGAAAATAACTTATCTTGAAGCTAAAATATTCAAAAGTGAGCTGATTGGTACAGAGCACTTATTGTTATCTATACTTAGAGATGAAGATAATGTAGCAACGCAAATTCTTGAAAAATTTGACGTAACCTACGATGTCATCAAAGAATTACTTGAGTATCATTCGCACAACCCTATGGCTTCTGATACTGATGAAGGAGATGATGAAGGTTCTAGAATTTTTGGAGGATCTGGTTCTTCAGGTAAAGAGTCAGGTAAAGCGGGTGCTACTGAAAAATCAAGAACACCTGTCCTTGATAACTTTGGTCGTGATTTGACCAAGATGGGTGAAGATAATAAACTTGACCCTATCGTAGGTAGGGAAAAGGAAATTGAGCGTGTTGCTCAAATTCTAAGCCGCCGTAAAAAGAACAACCCTATTCTTATAGGTGAGCCTGGGGTTGGTAAAACAGCTATTGCTGAAGGTCTCGCGCTTAGAATTATTCAGAAAAAAGTTTCAAGGGTTCTTTTCAGTAAACGAGTAGTTACACTTGACCTTGCATCTTTGGTTGCAGGAACTAAATACAGAGGACAGTTTGAGGAGCGTATGAAAGCCGTGATGAACGAGCTTGAAAAATCTCCAGAGGTAATCCTCTTTATAGATGAAATTCATACGATAGTGGGTGCCGGTGGTGCTTCCGGATCTCTGGATGCATCAAACATGTTCAAGCCAGCACTTGCCAGAGGTGATATTCAATGTATTGGTGCTACTACGCTCGACGAGTACCGTCAGTATATTGAAAAAGATGGTGCGTTGGCCAGAAGGTTTCAAATCGTAATGGTAGATGCTACCAGTCCTGAAGAAACGGTGGAAATCCTTAACAACATTAAGGAGAAGTATGAAGACCACCACCATGTCAATTACACTGAAGAGGCTGTCGATGCTTGTGTGAAGCTTTCTGACAGGTATATCAGTGACAGGTTTCTTCCTGATAAAGCGATTGATGTACTTGACGAGGCTGGAGCACGCGTTCATTTAAATAATATTCATGTTCCTCAAGATATTGTTAAACTTGAAGAGCAAATTGAGAATATTAAAAAGGAGAAGAACAAAGTTGTCAAGAGCCAAAAGTATGAAGAGGCTGCCCAACTGAGAGATAAAGAAAAGAAACTTCTCGAACAGCTTGAAACTGCCAAGCAGAGATGGGAAGAAGAGACCAAGAAGAAAAGGTATTCTGTAAAAGAAGAGAGCGTTGCTGAAGTGATTGCCATGATGACTGGTATTCCTGTAAGCCGTATCTCTCAGAATGAAGGTACTAAGCTTCTTGGCATGAAAGAAGAATTGCAAGGTAAGGTTATTGGTCAGGATGAGGCCATTGTTAAACTTACTAAAGCAATCCAACGTACCAGGGTCGGTCTGAAAGATCCTAAGAAGCCAATTGGTTCATTTGTGTTCTTGGGGCCAACAGGGGTAGGTAAAACAGAGCTTGCAAAAGTACTTGCTACCTATTTGTTTGATAAGGACGATGCGCTTGTAAGAATAGATATGAGTGAGTATATGGAGAAATTCTCTGTATCTAGACTTGTAGGAGCACCTCCGGGATATGTTGGTTATGAAGAAGGTGGTCAGCTAACAGAAAAGATCCGTCGTAAGCCTTATAGTGTTGTATTGCTTGACGAGATCGAAAAAGCGCACCCAGATGTGTTTAACTTATTGCTTCAGGTCTTGGACGATGGTATTCTTACCGATGGCCTTGGTAGAAGAGTTGATTTTAGAAACACCATCATCATTATGACATCTAATATCGGAGCCAGAGACTTGAAAGACTTTGGCGCAGGAATTGGTTTTGCCACCAAATCCAAAACCGATAACTTAGATGAGTTGATGAAAGGTACTATTCAGAGTGCGCTTAGAAAAGCGTTTTCTCCTGAATTCCTAAACCGTCTTGATGATGTGATCGTGTTTAACTCTCTTGAGCGTGAGCATATCCATAGGATTATTGATATTACGCTTAAGAGCGTTTTCAATAGAATCCTTACACTTGGATATAATGTTGAGCTTACTGAGAAAGCTAAAGATTTTCTTTCTGAAAAAGGCTACGATCCTCAGTATGGCGCACGTCCGTTAAACAGAGCTATACAAAAGCACTTGGAAGACCCTATTGCAGAAGAAATTCTCAAAGGTGATGTTCAACAAGGTGATACGTTGGTAGCAGATCATGATGGAAAGAGTGATTCTTTGCATCTGAAAATTGAGAAAAAGAAAGTTAATACGGAAGAAGGCGGTAGTTCATCTTCTTCTGATAAATAA
- a CDS encoding DUF6340 family protein: MSTSFKFTVLVVVLIYAGMMTSCKTSSIYIDKYLPAEVDLGRGMDTLIIIDRSKPPRSFGNVVEGVLTGGGQFVNGESAMEVLEGIFSGLYDSPRFNFRLVEDRLSGGGFTAFLGKAPEPMSWEEVVEICEEFEGDGLVVLEALYPDVNVRNYTKERKKKGKNGKTEVIIEYYAEETVDIDALFRVYDAKNKVIVDEHRFTHRMRWNAKGNSPTNAADRLIDRRAAVMETSRASGVSYARRIAPSPARVMRFYFRKSQRDPYIKEAHQRILEGDWEGAMDDWYYVFEMSNKKKTIGRAAYNLAVGYEVLGDLETAKEWANEAISLNNRKAKKYLHSLSIRMKNEERLRQQMGE; encoded by the coding sequence ATGAGTACTTCCTTTAAATTTACTGTTCTAGTTGTAGTTTTAATCTATGCAGGAATGATGACTTCCTGTAAAACATCTTCCATTTATATAGATAAATATTTGCCCGCAGAAGTTGATTTGGGGCGGGGAATGGATACACTAATTATTATAGACCGTTCTAAGCCTCCTCGGAGTTTCGGAAATGTGGTAGAGGGTGTATTGACTGGCGGTGGGCAGTTTGTAAACGGTGAATCTGCAATGGAAGTGCTGGAAGGGATATTTTCAGGCTTATATGATTCTCCTCGGTTCAATTTCCGGCTGGTAGAAGACCGGTTGTCAGGGGGAGGGTTTACTGCTTTTTTGGGCAAGGCGCCAGAACCTATGAGCTGGGAGGAAGTAGTAGAAATATGTGAGGAGTTTGAAGGTGATGGACTAGTTGTGTTAGAAGCTCTATACCCAGATGTTAACGTTAGAAACTATACAAAAGAAAGGAAGAAGAAAGGCAAAAATGGCAAAACCGAGGTGATCATTGAATACTATGCAGAAGAAACTGTAGATATTGATGCGCTCTTTAGAGTTTATGACGCAAAAAATAAAGTCATTGTAGACGAGCACCGGTTTACACATCGTATGCGATGGAATGCTAAAGGGAACTCGCCAACCAATGCTGCTGATCGCTTGATAGATAGAAGGGCTGCCGTAATGGAAACATCCCGGGCATCTGGAGTAAGCTACGCTAGAAGGATTGCGCCTTCTCCTGCTAGGGTTATGAGGTTCTATTTTAGAAAATCTCAGCGTGATCCTTATATAAAGGAAGCACATCAAAGAATTCTTGAAGGAGATTGGGAAGGGGCTATGGATGACTGGTATTATGTGTTTGAAATGTCTAATAAAAAGAAAACCATTGGAAGGGCAGCGTATAATCTGGCTGTAGGTTATGAAGTGTTAGGGGATTTAGAAACTGCCAAAGAATGGGCAAATGAAGCTATATCGCTAAATAATAGGAAAGCTAAAAAATACTTACATTCGCTTTCTATAAGAATGAAAAACGAAGAGCGTTTGCGTCAGCAGATGGGGGAGTAG